One Nocardia iowensis DNA window includes the following coding sequences:
- a CDS encoding (2Fe-2S)-binding protein has protein sequence MRVTFDVNGSRETVDDVWEGESLLYMLRERMGLPGSKNACEQGECGSCTVYLDGTPVCSCLVAAGQAEGRSVRTVEGLTQGAKLDPMQQAFVEAGAVQCGFCTPGLIVQAHDLIEHNPDPSDVEIREALAGNLCRCTGYEKILDAVRLAAQRKAAE, from the coding sequence ATGCGGGTGACCTTCGACGTGAACGGCTCGCGGGAGACCGTCGACGATGTGTGGGAGGGCGAGAGCCTGCTCTACATGCTGCGCGAGCGGATGGGCCTGCCCGGCTCCAAGAACGCCTGCGAGCAAGGCGAATGCGGCTCGTGCACAGTCTATTTGGACGGCACGCCGGTATGTTCCTGCCTGGTCGCGGCCGGTCAGGCCGAGGGCCGCTCGGTGCGCACGGTGGAGGGCCTTACGCAGGGCGCGAAGCTCGATCCGATGCAGCAGGCGTTCGTCGAGGCGGGTGCGGTCCAATGCGGTTTCTGTACACCTGGTCTCATCGTGCAGGCGCACGACCTGATCGAGCACAACCCCGATCCCTCGGATGTGGAGATCCGCGAAGCGCTGGCCGGAAACCTCTGCCGCTGCACCGGATACGAGAAGATCCTCGATGCCGTGCGGCTCGCGGCCCAGCGGAAGGCGGCAGAATGA
- the uraH gene encoding hydroxyisourate hydrolase — protein MSLSTHVLNAVTGRPAAGLRVQLSRADGTVLAERHTDDDGRVKDLPAPETGTHRLTFDTGEISPFYPSVAIDFTVADPAAHYHVPLLLSPYSYSTYRGS, from the coding sequence GTGAGTCTGTCCACCCACGTGCTGAACGCGGTGACCGGGCGCCCCGCCGCCGGACTGCGGGTCCAGCTCTCCCGCGCCGACGGCACCGTGCTCGCCGAGCGGCACACCGACGACGACGGCCGCGTCAAAGACCTGCCCGCCCCCGAAACCGGAACGCACCGGCTGACTTTCGACACCGGCGAGATCAGCCCGTTCTACCCCTCGGTCGCCATCGACTTCACCGTCGCCGACCCGGCCGCGCACTACCACGTGCCGCTGCTGCTCAGTCCGTATTCCTACTCCACCTATCGAGGTAGCTGA
- the pucL gene encoding factor-independent urate hydroxylase: MSIKLGPNRYGKAETHVVSVSKNGGVHEIRDLNVGVALSGDMDEVHLTGDNAAVLPTDTQKNTVFAFAKEHGISSPEAFGVLLAEHFVGSQPSIHHARVSVEEYAWERIVLGASNEQHSFVRSGQEIRTARIHYDGEKTWVVAGLQGLVVLNSTGSEFHGYIKDKYTTLQEAYDRVLATEVNAEWRYTGEPSDWDKTYREARRALLEAFAETYSYSLQQTLYAMGERVLAACPEIGEVRLSLPNKHHFVVDLSAFGLANDNEVFYAADRPYGLIEGTVLREDAPAAGPAWE, translated from the coding sequence ATGTCGATCAAGCTCGGACCGAACCGATATGGCAAAGCGGAGACCCATGTCGTCAGTGTGTCGAAAAACGGTGGTGTGCACGAGATCCGGGATCTCAATGTGGGTGTCGCACTGTCCGGCGACATGGATGAGGTCCACCTCACCGGCGACAACGCCGCGGTGCTGCCGACCGACACGCAGAAGAACACTGTCTTCGCGTTCGCCAAGGAGCACGGCATCTCCTCGCCCGAGGCGTTCGGTGTGCTGCTGGCCGAACATTTCGTCGGATCGCAGCCGTCCATTCACCACGCGCGGGTCAGCGTCGAGGAATACGCCTGGGAGCGGATTGTTCTCGGCGCGAGCAACGAGCAGCATTCGTTCGTGCGTTCCGGTCAGGAAATTCGCACCGCACGGATACATTACGACGGCGAAAAGACTTGGGTCGTCGCGGGTTTGCAGGGTCTGGTGGTGTTGAACTCGACGGGTTCGGAGTTCCACGGCTACATCAAGGACAAGTACACGACGCTGCAGGAAGCCTACGACCGCGTCCTGGCCACCGAGGTCAACGCGGAGTGGCGCTACACCGGCGAGCCGAGCGACTGGGACAAGACCTACCGCGAAGCCAGGCGCGCCCTGCTGGAGGCGTTCGCCGAGACCTACAGCTACTCGCTGCAGCAGACGCTGTACGCGATGGGCGAGCGAGTACTGGCCGCCTGTCCGGAGATCGGCGAGGTCCGGCTGTCGCTGCCCAACAAGCACCACTTCGTCGTCGACCTGTCCGCCTTCGGACTGGCGAACGACAACGAGGTGTTCTACGCCGCCGATCGCCCCTACGGCCTGATCGAAGGCACCGTGCTGCGCGAGGACGCGCCCGCGGCCGGACCGGCGTGGGAGTGA
- a CDS encoding SDR family NAD(P)-dependent oxidoreductase — protein MGRNIVVTGGATGIGRAIASTFAAGGDTVVITGRRAEQLRTTAAELGITAHTCDATDPAQIEALLDQLPQDIDVLVNNAGSNTDIGREAPTDLASLAAAWRANLDANLISAVLMTSALRDRLTSGGSVVHIGSIAADKGGTAYAAAKAGLASWNAQLSAELGPHGITANVVAPGYIAATEFFHDSLTDERRDALIAATHTRRPGVPEDVAAAVHYLASPGARQVTGQVLAVNGGEHTTR, from the coding sequence ATGGGACGGAACATCGTGGTAACCGGTGGCGCGACCGGGATCGGCCGAGCCATCGCGAGCACTTTCGCGGCCGGGGGCGACACGGTCGTGATCACCGGCCGCCGAGCCGAGCAACTGCGCACAACGGCAGCGGAACTCGGCATCACGGCGCACACGTGTGACGCGACCGATCCGGCACAGATCGAGGCGCTCCTCGACCAACTCCCCCAGGACATCGACGTCCTGGTCAACAATGCCGGTAGCAATACCGACATCGGCCGGGAGGCGCCGACCGACCTGGCGAGTCTGGCCGCCGCCTGGCGGGCCAACCTGGACGCCAACTTGATCAGCGCGGTACTGATGACCTCGGCACTGCGCGACCGGCTGACCAGCGGAGGGTCCGTGGTGCACATCGGTTCGATCGCCGCAGACAAGGGCGGGACCGCCTACGCGGCGGCCAAGGCCGGTCTCGCCTCGTGGAACGCGCAGCTGTCCGCGGAGTTGGGGCCACACGGCATCACCGCGAATGTCGTCGCACCCGGCTATATCGCCGCCACCGAGTTCTTCCACGACTCGTTGACGGACGAGCGGCGCGACGCACTCATCGCCGCCACGCACACCCGCCGCCCCGGCGTGCCCGAGGATGTGGCCGCGGCGGTCCACTACCTCGCCTCCCCCGGCGCCCGTCAGGTGACCGGTCAGGTGCTGGCGGTCAACGGCGGAGAACACACCACCCGATAA
- a CDS encoding PucR family transcriptional regulator, with protein sequence MRLRSLLTMADLGLELVTGEEELDRFVRWVVTTDMLDPGRYLSGGELVLTGMQWRHDPADSEVFVRALAQAGVAGLAAGDARYGGAPPDVVEACRKHRIPLFRVPEDVAFAAVTEQITRNLSTGRAADLTAILDRHRQLVSGAGLGSVLELIERDLGMRCWVMSSTGRAVAGPAAPPPVEVTTAFLSARRLPSAFPHESGRFSLFAVDEHRTSRAADWFLVFEGDYTEWPEERRALAGELAAVVSLERARQDDRQSAEGRLAQELIELIVSDGKPTEIISRLELTGLGPAETYIAVAAAADDTLRPGELRVLLREILYGRRPAAGVVDDEAIALIPAGPDTPVIDEINRAVTALEPGLRGSRLSVGVSGVVDGEGLRGAVEEARYARRMAAGRLQPASVVGHDELATHMLLLASVPDEVRRMFRLRLLDPLTTYDQDNRADLVHTLETFLEVSGSWTKCADLLHVHVNTLRYRIQRIEELTARDLSRLEDRVDFFLALALR encoded by the coding sequence GTGCGCCTTCGATCACTGTTGACCATGGCGGACCTGGGGCTCGAGCTCGTCACCGGCGAGGAAGAGCTGGACCGGTTCGTTCGCTGGGTTGTGACAACGGACATGCTCGATCCGGGCCGCTACCTCTCCGGCGGGGAACTCGTACTCACCGGTATGCAGTGGCGGCACGACCCCGCCGACAGTGAGGTGTTCGTCCGGGCACTGGCCCAGGCCGGTGTCGCGGGGCTGGCAGCGGGCGACGCACGGTACGGCGGTGCGCCACCGGATGTCGTAGAGGCGTGCCGGAAGCATCGGATTCCGCTGTTCCGGGTGCCGGAAGATGTCGCGTTCGCGGCGGTCACCGAGCAGATCACCCGCAATCTGTCCACCGGACGGGCGGCGGATCTGACCGCGATCCTGGATCGGCATCGCCAGCTCGTCTCCGGTGCCGGGCTCGGTTCGGTGCTGGAGCTGATCGAACGCGATCTCGGCATGCGCTGCTGGGTGATGTCGTCTACCGGGCGGGCGGTGGCCGGGCCGGCCGCGCCGCCGCCGGTCGAGGTAACCACCGCGTTTCTCAGCGCCCGTCGCCTGCCGTCCGCGTTTCCGCACGAGAGCGGACGATTCTCGCTGTTCGCGGTGGACGAGCACCGCACCTCTCGGGCCGCCGACTGGTTCCTGGTCTTCGAGGGCGATTACACCGAATGGCCCGAGGAGCGGCGCGCGCTGGCCGGTGAACTCGCCGCGGTCGTCTCGCTGGAACGCGCACGCCAGGACGACCGGCAGAGCGCCGAGGGGCGACTCGCCCAGGAACTCATCGAACTGATCGTCTCCGACGGCAAACCGACCGAGATCATCTCGCGCCTTGAACTCACCGGCCTCGGGCCCGCGGAAACCTATATCGCCGTCGCGGCCGCCGCCGACGACACCTTGCGCCCCGGCGAATTACGCGTGCTGCTGCGCGAAATCCTTTACGGCAGAAGGCCCGCCGCCGGTGTGGTGGACGACGAGGCGATCGCCCTGATTCCGGCCGGGCCGGACACGCCGGTCATCGACGAAATCAACCGGGCGGTAACCGCTTTGGAGCCGGGTCTGCGCGGGAGCCGCCTTTCGGTCGGCGTCAGCGGCGTAGTCGACGGCGAGGGGTTGCGCGGCGCCGTCGAAGAGGCGCGCTACGCCCGCCGCATGGCCGCGGGCCGACTACAACCCGCGAGCGTCGTCGGCCACGACGAACTCGCCACCCACATGCTGTTGCTCGCCTCCGTCCCCGACGAGGTCCGCCGCATGTTCCGCCTGCGCCTGCTCGACCCGCTCACCACCTACGACCAGGACAACCGCGCCGACCTGGTGCACACCCTGGAGACCTTCCTCGAGGTCTCCGGCTCCTGGACCAAATGCGCCGACCTCCTGCACGTGCACGTCAACACCTTGCGCTACCGCATCCAGCGCATCGAGGAGCTCACCGCCCGAGACCTCTCCCGCCTCGAAGACCGCGTCGACTTCTTCCTCGCCCTCGCCCTGCGCTGA
- a CDS encoding family 2A encapsulin nanocompartment shell protein, with translation MTKAVPQPVALGDEAARTLANATKTVPQMESITPRWLVHLLNWVPVEAGIYRRNRVTHEQTVDIQCDNFDESPLPETFIDYERDPREYRLKAVHTILDVHTRVSDLYSSPHDQIAQQLRLTIEAIKEHQEGELINSPDYGLITNAAKKQRLSTIAGPPTPDDLDNLITRVWKEPGFFLTHPQGIAAFGRECTRRGVPPPTVSMFGSQFLTWRGIPIIPSDKVPVERGKTKFLLIRTGEARQGVVGLYQPGLAGEQGPGLSVKFMGIDRSAIASYLVSLYCSLAILVDDAVAVLDGAEVGKFHDYAPTYRG, from the coding sequence ATGACGAAAGCTGTTCCACAGCCGGTTGCGCTGGGCGATGAAGCTGCCCGGACCCTGGCGAATGCTACGAAGACCGTTCCGCAGATGGAGTCGATCACCCCACGGTGGTTGGTCCATCTGCTCAACTGGGTTCCCGTCGAGGCCGGAATTTACCGGCGTAACCGGGTAACTCACGAACAAACCGTCGATATTCAGTGCGACAACTTCGACGAGTCTCCGCTGCCGGAGACGTTCATCGACTACGAACGAGACCCGCGGGAGTACCGACTCAAGGCCGTGCACACCATTCTCGATGTGCACACCCGCGTCTCGGATCTGTATTCGAGCCCGCACGATCAGATAGCTCAACAGTTGCGGTTGACCATTGAGGCGATCAAGGAGCACCAAGAGGGCGAGCTGATCAACAGCCCCGACTATGGGCTCATCACCAATGCCGCCAAGAAGCAACGGCTCTCCACGATCGCCGGGCCGCCCACGCCGGACGACCTGGACAATCTGATCACCCGGGTCTGGAAGGAGCCGGGCTTCTTCCTCACCCACCCGCAGGGCATCGCGGCATTCGGCCGGGAATGCACCCGACGCGGTGTGCCACCGCCGACGGTGAGCATGTTCGGGTCGCAGTTCCTGACCTGGCGTGGGATTCCCATCATTCCGTCGGACAAAGTTCCGGTGGAGCGCGGGAAGACCAAATTCCTGCTGATCCGGACCGGTGAAGCCCGGCAGGGTGTGGTCGGTTTGTACCAGCCGGGGCTGGCCGGTGAACAGGGACCGGGGCTTTCGGTCAAGTTCATGGGTATTGATCGCAGCGCGATCGCGTCGTATCTGGTGTCGCTGTACTGCTCGCTGGCGATCCTGGTCGATGACGCGGTGGCGGTACTCGACGGAGCCGAGGTGGGCAAGTTCCATGACTACGCACCGACCTACCGGGGCTGA
- a CDS encoding MarR family winged helix-turn-helix transcriptional regulator, producing MDNNDPVDAIALAWRRERPGTPVDAIGVVTRIWQLAKTFGDDRRRVLATEGVDTATLDLLSVLRRSGPPYRLTTRELKDQTMLTAGAISQRVARAEADDLVTRTPMGDGSRGVAVSLTPSGHALVERLVDHVLGREAELLSGLTAEQQRNLTDLLRILHQDLMSRLDIRKITQVGSADI from the coding sequence ATGGACAACAACGACCCCGTCGACGCGATCGCGCTGGCCTGGCGCCGCGAGCGGCCCGGCACCCCCGTCGACGCCATCGGCGTCGTAACGCGAATCTGGCAGCTCGCCAAGACATTCGGCGACGACCGCCGCCGGGTGCTCGCCACCGAGGGCGTCGACACCGCCACCCTCGACCTGCTCAGCGTCCTTCGCCGCAGCGGCCCGCCTTACCGGTTGACCACGCGAGAGCTCAAAGACCAAACCATGCTCACCGCCGGCGCCATCTCCCAGCGGGTAGCGCGCGCCGAAGCGGACGACCTGGTCACCCGCACACCCATGGGCGACGGTTCGCGCGGCGTGGCCGTCTCCCTCACGCCATCTGGCCACGCCTTGGTCGAGCGCCTGGTCGACCACGTGCTCGGCCGTGAGGCAGAACTACTCTCCGGCCTCACCGCCGAGCAGCAGCGAAACCTCACCGACCTGCTCAGAATCCTGCATCAGGACCTGATGTCGCGCCTCGACATCCGCAAGATCACGCAGGTAGGTTCCGCGGATATCTGA
- a CDS encoding FAD binding domain-containing protein, with the protein MDFLRPTSWADALDIKASRPDATPIQGGTDMMVELNFDKGRPSALLDLNPCRELFEYQEIDGKLRIGAGVPYVRIINRLGDRLPGLAQASRTVGSPQIRNRGTVGGNLGAASPAGDTHPALLAGDAVIEVESAARGSRMIPIDDFYVWVKKNALEPDELIRAIWLAPAAGPQYFSKVGTRNAMVIAVCSFAVALYPDAGTARTGIGSAGPTPLRARPAEEFLAAQLPWQDPAPLTEPVLREFGALVSAAAAPIDDVRGTADYRKHALSVLARRTLSWAWTDYLTERKAA; encoded by the coding sequence ATGGACTTCTTGCGACCCACCAGTTGGGCGGACGCCCTCGACATCAAGGCGAGCCGACCGGACGCCACCCCCATCCAGGGCGGCACCGATATGATGGTCGAGCTCAATTTCGACAAGGGCCGCCCGAGCGCCCTGCTCGACCTCAACCCCTGCCGGGAGTTGTTCGAGTACCAGGAAATCGACGGCAAGCTGCGCATCGGCGCGGGAGTTCCGTACGTCCGGATCATCAACCGGCTCGGCGACCGGCTGCCGGGTCTGGCCCAGGCCTCGCGCACCGTCGGCTCGCCGCAGATCCGCAATCGCGGCACCGTCGGCGGCAATCTCGGCGCCGCCTCCCCGGCCGGCGATACCCACCCCGCGCTGCTCGCGGGTGATGCGGTGATCGAGGTCGAATCGGCCGCCCGCGGCAGCCGGATGATCCCGATCGACGACTTCTACGTCTGGGTGAAGAAGAACGCCCTCGAACCGGACGAGCTGATCCGCGCGATCTGGCTGGCTCCGGCCGCGGGGCCGCAATACTTCTCGAAGGTCGGTACCCGCAATGCCATGGTGATCGCGGTCTGCTCGTTCGCCGTCGCGCTGTATCCCGATGCCGGGACGGCGCGCACCGGCATCGGCTCCGCGGGCCCGACACCGTTGCGGGCCAGGCCAGCCGAGGAATTCCTTGCCGCGCAACTGCCTTGGCAGGATCCCGCCCCGCTCACCGAGCCGGTGCTGCGCGAGTTCGGCGCGCTGGTATCGGCCGCGGCGGCACCCATCGATGACGTCCGCGGCACCGCGGACTACCGCAAACACGCCCTGTCGGTGTTGGCTCGCCGCACCCTGAGCTGGGCGTGGACGGACTACCTGACAGAAAGGAAGGCAGCCTGA
- the uraD gene encoding 2-oxo-4-hydroxy-4-carboxy-5-ureidoimidazoline decarboxylase yields the protein MAGDIGWLNSLPPEAAVQELLTCCASRQWAQKVAASRPYPDAASATAAAVAAVCELSWPDVEEALSAHPRIGDRAKAELSEREATWSRGEQSAAATADAAVLAELAAGNQAYEDRFGHVFLIRATGRSAEEILSELRKRLAHSVLDERIKVQSELADITRLRVRKLLGDT from the coding sequence ATGGCAGGCGACATCGGATGGCTCAACTCGTTGCCACCGGAGGCGGCCGTGCAGGAATTGCTGACCTGCTGCGCGTCCCGCCAGTGGGCGCAGAAGGTGGCGGCATCACGGCCTTACCCCGACGCCGCGAGCGCCACCGCCGCGGCCGTTGCCGCGGTATGCGAGCTGAGTTGGCCGGATGTCGAGGAGGCGCTGTCGGCGCATCCGCGCATCGGCGATCGTGCCAAGGCGGAATTGTCCGAACGCGAGGCGACGTGGTCACGCGGCGAACAGTCCGCGGCCGCGACCGCCGATGCCGCCGTGCTGGCCGAGCTCGCCGCGGGCAACCAGGCCTACGAGGACCGTTTCGGTCACGTCTTCCTGATCCGGGCCACCGGTCGCAGCGCCGAGGAGATCCTCAGCGAATTGCGTAAGCGCCTCGCGCATTCGGTGCTCGACGAGCGCATCAAGGTGCAGAGCGAACTCGCCGACATCACCCGCCTGCGCGTGCGAAAGCTGCTGGGGGACACGTGA